One window of Phycisphaeraceae bacterium genomic DNA carries:
- the odhB gene encoding 2-oxoglutarate dehydrogenase complex dihydrolipoyllysine-residue succinyltransferase → MATDIVIPTVGESVTSGVIAAWLKQDGEWVERDETVLELETDKITMELPAPAAGVLKRTANEGDEVEVGATVGSIDESAEKPAGAAPAKQEKAAAANASATTAAPPKPAATETKASPEPKPAQSAPAASGGDVSITPAARKLADELGVNPASIVGTGPGHRVREMDVLAFHQAQSNGSVSMNGTAHAAPARGSRNAPRESMSRLRQRVAERLVDAQHTAAMLTTFNEIDMTAVMDLRKKYKEDFAKKHDINLGFMSFFVAAATSALRAFPMVNAFIAGGDKGPEIEKHDYCDVAIAVSSPKGLVVPVLRNAEGMSFATIEKTIKELAIKARDGKLTIEEMTGGTFTITNGGIFGSMMSTPILNPPQSAILGMHAITKRAVEDPSNPGSIALRPMMYVALSYDHRIIDGADAVSFLVHIKKSIEDPSRILLDM, encoded by the coding sequence ATGGCGACGGACATCGTCATCCCAACAGTTGGTGAGAGTGTGACATCCGGCGTGATTGCTGCGTGGCTGAAGCAGGATGGCGAATGGGTCGAGCGCGACGAGACCGTGCTCGAACTGGAAACCGACAAGATCACGATGGAGTTGCCAGCACCGGCTGCTGGTGTGCTCAAGCGCACCGCAAACGAGGGCGACGAGGTGGAGGTCGGCGCGACCGTCGGTTCGATCGATGAGTCTGCAGAGAAGCCGGCAGGTGCCGCTCCAGCGAAGCAGGAAAAAGCAGCAGCAGCGAACGCCTCAGCAACAACCGCTGCACCACCAAAGCCCGCTGCGACTGAAACGAAGGCATCACCCGAACCAAAGCCCGCGCAGTCAGCACCGGCAGCATCGGGTGGCGATGTGTCCATCACGCCCGCTGCACGCAAACTCGCGGACGAACTCGGCGTGAATCCTGCGTCGATTGTTGGCACGGGGCCGGGGCATCGTGTTCGCGAGATGGATGTCCTTGCGTTCCATCAGGCGCAGTCCAATGGCAGCGTCTCAATGAACGGCACGGCGCACGCAGCGCCTGCTCGGGGGTCGCGTAACGCGCCGCGTGAGTCGATGTCGCGCCTGCGCCAGCGTGTTGCCGAGCGCCTCGTTGATGCGCAGCACACCGCTGCCATGCTCACAACCTTCAACGAGATCGACATGACCGCGGTCATGGATCTGCGGAAGAAATACAAGGAAGACTTCGCGAAGAAGCACGATATCAATCTCGGTTTCATGTCGTTCTTTGTCGCGGCCGCAACCAGCGCGCTCCGCGCATTCCCCATGGTCAACGCGTTCATTGCGGGTGGCGACAAGGGGCCCGAGATCGAGAAGCATGACTACTGCGATGTCGCGATCGCAGTTTCGAGCCCAAAGGGACTCGTTGTTCCCGTGCTCCGCAATGCTGAGGGCATGTCGTTCGCAACGATCGAGAAGACCATCAAGGAACTCGCGATCAAGGCACGCGACGGCAAGCTCACTATCGAGGAGATGACCGGCGGCACGTTCACGATCACCAACGGCGGCATCTTCGGCTCGATGATGTCAACGCCGATTCTGAATCCGCCGCAATCAGCCATTCTTGGCATGCACGCGATCACGAAGCGCGCTGTCGAAGATCCAAGCAACCCCGGAAGCATCGCACTCCGCCCAATGATGTACGTTGCGCTGAGTTACGACCATCGCATCATCGACGGTGCCGACGCGGTCAGCTTCCTTGTCCATATCAAGAAGTCCATTGAGGATCCGTCACGCATCCTGCTTGACATGTAA